A single window of Drosophila suzukii chromosome 3, CBGP_Dsuzu_IsoJpt1.0, whole genome shotgun sequence DNA harbors:
- the LOC108005920 gene encoding uncharacterized protein → MISKVKTWSRSPLIPARDHGSAILPPADRPEPIPEPCEEKPVMGWLLGWEYGRKWLERREDIQRHRNMVSKFGRIPPDFGWWLNQRRPLFVRQQRYRTKAGPRPRKQITAFEVSKQRREAQKRKLMESQAKAQ, encoded by the coding sequence ATGATTTCGAAAGTCAAAACCTGGAGCCGTTCACCGCTTATTCCGGCCAGAGATCACGGGTCGGCGATCCTTCCGCCGGCAGATCGGCCGGAACCCATTCCGGAACCATGCGAGGAGAAGCCTGTGATGGGCTGGCTCCTCGGCTGGGAGTACGGAAGGAAGTGGCTGGAGAGGCGCGAGGACATCCAGAGGCACCGGAACATGGTCAGCAAGTTCGGCAGGATTCCGCCTGATTTCGGCTGGTGGCTCAACCAGCGCAGACCGCTCTTCGTGCGCCAACAGCGATACCGGACTAAGGCCGGCCCTCGACCCCGGAAGCAGATCACAGCTTTCGAGGTATCCAAGCAGAGGCGTGAGGCACAGAAGCGCAAACTCATGGAGAGTCAGGCGAAAGCCCAGTAG
- the LOC108005932 gene encoding uncharacterized protein: protein MIQKNYWIPSKAFRPESELAEKNIWHKGFKPTYEQEEPQMGLILSWHYGRQWLEERSSHEKETRKKIKTGAKFIPPDYSRWLEKRRLNKTRLQLLKS, encoded by the coding sequence ATGATTCAGAAAAACTACTGGATTCCCTCAAAGGCTTTTCGACCAGAAAGTGAGCTAGCCGAGAAAAATATCTGGCATAAAGGATTTAAGCCGACTTACGAGCAGGAGGAGCCCCAAATGGGTTTGATTTTATCCTGGCATTACGGAAGACAGTGGCTGGAAGAGCGTAGTTCCCATGAAAAAGAGACTAGGAAAAAGATCAAGACAGGAGCCAAATTCATTCCACCCGACTACAGCCGTTGGCTGGAGAAACGCCGATTAAATAAGACAAGACTACAGCTGCTGAAATCCTGA